Proteins found in one Tamandua tetradactyla isolate mTamTet1 chromosome 3, mTamTet1.pri, whole genome shotgun sequence genomic segment:
- the ORMDL1 gene encoding ORM1-like protein 1 isoform X3 yields the protein MNVGVAHSEVNPNTRVMNSRGMWLTYTLGVGLLHIVLLSIPFFSVPVAWTLTNIIHNLGMYVFFHAVKGTPFETPDQGRARLLTHWEQLDYGVQFTSSRKFFTISPIILYDFKHSVIKFLT from the exons ATGAATGTTGGAGTTGCCCACAGTGAGGTGAATCCAAATACCCGCGTAATGAACAGCCGTGGTATGTGGCTGACGTATACACTGGGAGTTGGCTTGCTTCACATTGTCTTACTCAGCATTCCCTTCTTCAGTGTTCCTGTTGCTTGGACCTTAACAAATATTATACATAATCTG GGAATGTATGTCTTTTTCCATGCAGTGAAAGGAACACCTTTTGAAACCCCTGACCAAGGTAGAGCAAGGCTCCTAACTCATTGGGAACAGCTGGACTATGGAGTACAGTTTACATCTTCACGGAAGTTTTTCACAATCTCACCAATAATTTT GTATGATTTCAAACATTCTGTGATTAAATTCCTTACATAA
- the ORMDL1 gene encoding ORM1-like protein 1 isoform X1 has product MNVGVAHSEVNPNTRVMNSRGMWLTYTLGVGLLHIVLLSIPFFSVPVAWTLTNIIHNLGMYVFFHAVKGTPFETPDQGRARLLTHWEQLDYGVQFTSSRKFFTISPIILYFLASFYTKYDPTHFILNTASLLSVLIPKMPQLHGVRIFGINKY; this is encoded by the exons ATGAATGTTGGAGTTGCCCACAGTGAGGTGAATCCAAATACCCGCGTAATGAACAGCCGTGGTATGTGGCTGACGTATACACTGGGAGTTGGCTTGCTTCACATTGTCTTACTCAGCATTCCCTTCTTCAGTGTTCCTGTTGCTTGGACCTTAACAAATATTATACATAATCTG GGAATGTATGTCTTTTTCCATGCAGTGAAAGGAACACCTTTTGAAACCCCTGACCAAGGTAGAGCAAGGCTCCTAACTCATTGGGAACAGCTGGACTATGGAGTACAGTTTACATCTTCACGGAAGTTTTTCACAATCTCACCAATAATTTT ATATTTTCTGGCAAGTTTCTATACAAAGTATGATCCAACCCACTTCATCTTAAACACAGCTTCTCTCCTGAGTGTACTAATTCCCAAAATGCCACAACTACATGGTGTTCGGATCTTTGGAATTAATAAGTATTGA
- the ORMDL1 gene encoding ORM1-like protein 1 isoform X2, translating to MNVGVAHSEVNPNTRVMNSRGMWLTYTLGVGLLHIVLLSIPFFSVPVAWTLTNIIHNLGMYVFFHAVKGTPFETPDQGRARLLTHWEQLDYGVQFTSSRKFFTISPIIFEPAANILLQKKTEVTVWNVHGKHFRSLGTWQMF from the exons ATGAATGTTGGAGTTGCCCACAGTGAGGTGAATCCAAATACCCGCGTAATGAACAGCCGTGGTATGTGGCTGACGTATACACTGGGAGTTGGCTTGCTTCACATTGTCTTACTCAGCATTCCCTTCTTCAGTGTTCCTGTTGCTTGGACCTTAACAAATATTATACATAATCTG GGAATGTATGTCTTTTTCCATGCAGTGAAAGGAACACCTTTTGAAACCCCTGACCAAGGTAGAGCAAGGCTCCTAACTCATTGGGAACAGCTGGACTATGGAGTACAGTTTACATCTTCACGGAAGTTTTTCACAATCTCACCAATAATTTT TGAGCCGGCCGCAAACATCTTACTCCAAAAGAAGACGGAAGTAACGGTTTGGAATGTCCACGGGAAACACTTCCGGTCTCTCGGAACCTGGCAGATGTTCTAG